Proteins encoded together in one Ipomoea triloba cultivar NCNSP0323 chromosome 4, ASM357664v1 window:
- the LOC116016220 gene encoding receptor-like protein EIX1 produces the protein MVYSGSWLSSWVDGDDCCTKWGGVVCNNVTGRVTALHLANLSSGGELSPCLLELKQLSHLDLSGNDFEGIPIPGFLGSLLNLEYLDLSEAGFQGIIPHQLGNLTRLHTLRIRIWGLKVDSLEWLSSLSNLQQLDLSSVDLSKALNWVEVTSALPSLHHLLLSGCNLANISSSLHHNNYSSLLVLDLSSNKFNYFVPKWIFSLNTLVSLDLSYNKFLGPLPGPWNFSSLENLDISYNHISGSLPMIFGGNKLQNLVLSGNQFSGAVPTSVGRMERLRYLDLSENDFSSSIPSWIYECTELSHLNLCCNQFQGTVLNSISNLTSLSYFDVSDNSMLSGEVPKQIGKLCKLEFLYLLGNKFSGLISELFQSLSECVFYGLEHLFLQDNQFSGPMFDSSLKFSSLIGLSLGGNKINGTIPKGLGNMFPMLQYLDISNNVLEGLVTENHFVNLKELVFFLASGNRLTLKVSPDWLPPFHLNISQLGLGNWHLGPQFPVWLQSLKEISEVDISNAGIKDEIPTWFWNFSSEISVIDLSHNQFSGPLPQISFDITYLDLSNNFFSGEVIRFLCPPQNESSMMKSLHLRRNGLSGQIPDCLSGSNWPELRVLDMAENSLSGRIPKSIGLLESLSFLDLDSNKLFGNIPPSIQNCTSLWKLDLGENELEGNIASWLGSSLSSLEVLRLRSNNFHGELPPDFCHLTSLRIVDLANNNFIGTIPKCISNLTSMVEQTKTALIREINLEDVKSYGESAIVTTKGQEYQYLNIILVLFASFDLSNNNFSGEIPVELTTLVELRSLNLSGNKLTGKIPTEIGNMEQLESIDLSRNHLSGEIPYRLSNLNFLSYLNLSYNNLSGKIPTSTQLQNFNASCYVGNNLCGPPLLKCSNDEDTPDEEEDRGDDSEAKWFYISMAVGFVVGWCGIWGPLFVVKSWRYTYFQFIDDKLKSLSKWYA, from the exons ATGGTTTATAGTG GGAGTTGGCTTTCGTCTTGGGTTGACGGGGACGATTGTTGTACAAAATGGGGTGGAGTTGTGTGCAACAACGTAACTGGCCGTGTCACTGCGCTCCACCTCGCCAATCTCAGTTCAGGCGGTGAACTTAGTCCCTGTTTGCTTGAATTGAAACAGCTAAGTCACCTTGACCTTAGCGGAAATGATTTTGAAGGAATTCCCATCCCGGGCTTCCTAGGATCTCTACTAAACCTGGAATACCTCGATCTATCCGAAGCTGGATTCCAAGGAATCATTCCCCATCAGCTTGGTAATCTTACAAGATTACACACGTTGAGAATACGAATTTGGGGTCTCAAAGTTGATAGCCTTGAATGGTTATCAAGTCTTTCCAATCTCCAGCAACTGGACTTGAGCTCTGTGGATCTAAGCAAAGCTCTCAACTGGGTAGAGGTCACTTCTGCACTTCCTTCTTTACACCACCTTCTTTTATCTGGTTGTAATCTTGCTAACATATCTTCTTCACTTCACCACAACAACTATTCCTCCCTTTTAGTCCTAGATCTTTCTTCTaacaaattcaattattttgttCCTAAATGGATTTTCAGTCTCAACACCCTTGTTTCTCTTGACCTGAGCTATAATAAGTTTCTTGGTCCCCTTCCTGGTCCTTGGAACTTTTCATCCCTTGAAAACCTTGACATCTCGTATAATCATATCAGCGGTTCATTACCGATGATATTTGGGGGTAACAAATTACAAAACCTTGTTCTAAGTGGTAACCAGTTTTCAGGGGCAGTTCCTACTAGCGTAGGGAGAATGGAAAGGCTGAGATATCTTGATCTTTCTGAAAATGATTTCAGTTCCAGTATACCAAGTTGGATTTATGAATGCACTGAGCTGAGTCATCTTAATCTTTGCTGCAACCAATTTCAGGGCACCgttttgaattccatttccaaCTTGACTTCTTTGTCTTACTTTGACGTCTCTGATAATAGCATGCTTAGTGGAGAAGTACCTAAACAAATAGGAAAACTTTGCAAGTTAGAGTTTCTTTATCTGTTGGGAAACAAGTTTTCTGGGTTAATATCTGAGTTGTTCCAAAGTCTGTCTGAATGTGTTTTTTATGGTTTAGAGCATTTGTTTCTGCAAGATAATCAGTTTTCGGGTCCAATGTTTGATAGctcattaaaattttcatcattgATTGGTTTAAGCCTGGGAGGTAATAAGATAAATGGAACCATACCCAAGGGTCTGGGGAATATGTTTCCTATGCTGCAATATTTGGATATTTCCAATAATGTATTGGAAGGTCTTGTGACCGAAAATCACTTTGTTAATCTCAAAGAATTAGTGTTTTTCCTTGCATCTGGCAATAGATTAACATTGAAAGTGAGTCCAGATTGGTTGCCTCCTTTCCACCTTAATATAAGCCAGCTTGGACTGGGAAATTGGCACTTGGGTCCTCAATTTCCAGTTTGGTTGCAATCACTAAAAGAGATTTCTGAAGTTGATATATCTAATGCTGGGATCAAAGATGAAATTCCAACTTGGTTTTGGAACTTTTCCTCTGAAATTTCTGTCATTGATCTATCCCATAACCAATTCAGTGGGCCATTGCCTCAAATCTCATTTGACATAACTTATTTGGACTTGTCAAACAATTTCTTCTCTGGAGAAGTCATTCGTTTCTTATGTCCTCCTCAAAATGAATCAAGTATGATGAAAAGTCTTCACCTCAGAAGAAATGGTTTATCAGGACAAATTCCTGATTGTTTAAGTGGAAGTAATTGGCCAGAATTGAGAGTCTTAGACATGGCAGAGAATAGTTTAAGTGGAAGAATTCCTAAATCTATTGGGCTTCTAGAGTCATTGTCATTTCTTGACTTGGACAGTAACAAACTTTTTGGCAATATACCTCCTTCTATACAAAATTGCACCAGTTTATGGAAACTTGACTTGGGTGAAAATGAGTTAGAAGGGAATATTGCAAGTTGGCTTGGGAGTTCACTTTCTAGTTTAGAAGTTCTAAGGCTTCGTTCAAATAATTTCCATGGTGAATTGCCTCCAGATTTCTGCCATCTCACATCTCTTCGGATAGTAGACCTTGCTAATAACAACTTCATTGGTACAATCCCAAAGTGTATTAGCAATCTCACTTCAATGGTTGAGCAAACTAAGACCGCCCTTATTAGAGAAATCAATCTTGAAGATGTAAAATCATATGGAGAAAGTGCTATTGTGACAACAAAAGGGCAAGAGTACCAGTACTTAAACATAATATTGGTGTTGTTTGCAAGTTTTGATCTTTCCAACAACAATTTTTCGGGGGAAATACCTGTGGAACTAACCACTTTAGTGGAATTAAGATCCTTGAATCTATCAGGAAATAAGTTGACAGGAAAGATTCCAACGGAAATAGGAAACATGGAACAATTAGAATCCATTGATCTATCAAGAAATCATCTTTCTGGAGAAATTCCTTACCGCCTCTCAAATCTGAACTTTCTGAGTTACTTGAATTTGTCTTATAACAATCTGTCTGGGAAGATCCCTACTAGTACTCAGCTTCAAAATTTCAATGCATCTTGTTATGTTggtaacaatctctgtgggccTCCTCTCCTTAAATGTAGCAATGATGAGGATACTcctgatgaagaagaagacagAGGAGATGATTCTGAGGCTAAGTGGTTTTATATTAGCATGGCTGTAGGATTTGTTGTGGGATGGTGTGGTATCTGGGGACCTTTGTTTGTTGTGAAATCTTGGAGGTATACTTATTTTCAGTTTATAGATGATAAGTTGAAGTCTCTTTCAAAATGGTATGCATAG
- the LOC116016222 gene encoding receptor-like protein EIX1, giving the protein MASIMNPCLLPITLSSFFFILVFMINNEFGFCLGNPNPICRKDEKQALLCFKKGLKDPSNLLWSWVDNGDYDCCTKWAGVLCNNVTGHVTALHLSNPIPGNGSSAFGGELSPCLLELKKLSHLNLSGNDFEGIPIPGFLGSLLNLEYLDLSEAGFQGIIPHQLGNLTALHTLTIRGPGLKVDSLEWLSSLSNLQQLDLSSVNLSKALNWVEVTSKLPSLHHLLFSGCSLSTISSSLHHHNNYSSLLFLHLSQNSFTSLVPKWIFNLHSLVSLDLSDSNFLGPLPETGPWNFSSLETLDISLNDLGGSLPSLGNLPKLKIFRTTLNMFNSSLPQWIFRCNELQTLDVQGNRFSGPVDVSVGKMKRLRYLDLSENDFRSSIPSWIYESTELSYLDLGYNRFQGTISNSISSLTSLAFFSVSNNKMLSGEVPKQMGKLCKLVSLSLSANKFSGLISELFQSMSEECVFDGLVDLLLYNNQFSGPLTFDGSSTLKFPSLGTLDLSGNKINGTLPQGLGNMFPMLDFLDISNNRLEGVVTENHFVNLKELWCFYASGNRLTLKVSPNWLPPLKLSKLGLGSWHLGPQFPVWLKSLKEIISEVDISNAGIKDEVPTWLWNLSSQLSVLNLSHNQFYGQLPQNTFALTNLDLSNNFFSGNVVRFFCHPQNESIKLNKLHLRRNALSGQIPDCLGNWPVLEVLDLAENSLSGRIPESIGLLNILSSLDLNGNKLFGNVPSSLQNCTSLMKLDLGENELEGNIASWLGSSLSSLVALRLRSNRFYGELPPDFCHLTFLQILDLANNSFTGIIPKCLNNFTSMVEQNDIDIAGIDRGTVIFDGESATVTTKGQEYQYFTTILVLFASFDLSDNNFLGEIPVELTTLVELRSLNLSGNKLTGKIPEKIGDMKQLESLDLSRNHLSGEIPYSLSNLNFLSYLNLSYNNLSGKIPTGTQLQSFNPSCYVGNNLCGHPLIECSNDNVEEEEEDRGDDSEAKWLYISMAIGFVVGWCGILGPLFVVKSWRYTYFQFIDDKLKSLSRSL; this is encoded by the coding sequence ATGGCTTCTATCATGAATCCCTGTCTGCTGCCTATTACtctttcttccttcttcttcatcCTTGTTTTTATGATAAATAATGAGTTTGGGTTTTGTCTCGGAAACCCAAATCCGATTTGCAGAAAAGATGAAAAGCAGGCCTTGCTGTGCTTCAAGAAGGGTTTAAAGGATCCATCCAATCTCCTTTGGTCTTGGGTTGATAATGGAGACTATGATTGTTGCACTAAATGGGCTGGAGTTTTGTGCAACAATGTAACTGGCCATGTCACTGCTCTCCACCTCTCCAATCCCATTCCAGGGAATGGCAGTTCAGCTTTTGGGGGTGAACTAAGCCCCTGTTTGCTGGAACTGAAAAAACTAAGCCACCTCAACCTTAGTGGAAATGATTTTGAAGGAATTCCCATCCCGGGCTTCCTAGGATCTCTACTAAACCTGGAATACCTCGATCTATCCGAAGCTGGATTCCAAGGAATCATTCCCCATCAGCTTGGTAATCTCACAGCTTTACACACGTTGACTATTCGCGGGCCTGGTCTCAAAGTTGATAGCCTTGAATGGTTATCAAGTCTTTCCAATCTCCAACAACTGGACTTGAGCTCTGTGAATCTAAGCAAAGCTCTCAACTGGGTAGAGGTGACTTCTAAACTTCCGTCTTTACATCACCTTCTTTTCTCTGGTTGTAGTCTTTCTACCATATCTTCTTCACTTCATCATCACAACAACTATTCCTCCCTTTTGTTCCTCCATCTTTCTCAAAATAGCTTCACTTCTTTAGTTCCTAAATGGATTTTCAATCTCCACAGCCTTGTTTCTCTTGACCTGAGTGACAGTAATTTTCTTGGTCCCCTCCCCGAGACTGGCCCTTGGAACTTTTCATCTCTTGAAACACTTGACATCTCATTGAATGATCTCGGCGGTTCATTGCCCAGTCTGGGGAACTTGCCTAAGCTCAAAATATTCCGCACTACTCTTAACATGTTCAATTCTAGCTTGCCACAGTGGATATTTAGGTGTAATGAATTACAAACTCTTGATGTTCAAGGTAACCGGTTTTCAGGGCCAGTTGATGTTAGTGTGGGGAAAATGAAAAGGCTGAGATATCTTGATCTTAGTGAAAATGATTTCAGGTCTAGTATACCCAGTTGGATTTATGAATCCACTGAGCTGAGTTATCTTGATCTTGGTTATAACCGGTTTCAGGGAACCATTTCAAATTCCATTTCCAGCTTGACTTCTTTGGCTTTCTTCAGTGTCTCAAATAACAAAATGCTTAGTGGAGAAGTACCAAAACAGATGGGGAAACTCTGCAAGCTAGTCTCGCTTTCTCTGTCAGCAAACAAGTTTTCTGGATTAATTTCTGAGTTGTTCCAAAGTATGTCTGAAGAATGTGTTTTTGATGGTTTAGTGGATTTGCTTCTGTACAATAATCAGTTTTCTGGTCCATTAACGTTTGATGGTTCTTCAACATTAAAATTCCCATCACTTGGTACTTTGGACCTGAGTGGTAATAAGATAAATGGAACTCTCCCTCAAGGTCTGGGGAACATGTTTCCGATGCTCGATTTTCTGGATATTTCTAATAATAGATTAGAAGGTGTTGTGACAGAAAATCACTTTGTTAATCTCAAAGAATTATGGTGTTTCTATGCATCTGGGAATAGATTAACATTGAAAGTGAGTCCAAATTGGTTGCCTCCCTTAAAACTTAGCAAGCTTGGGTTGGGAAGTTGGCACTTGGGTCCTCAATTCCCAGTTTGGTTGAAGTCACTAAAAGAGATTATTTCTGAGGTGGATATATCTAATGCTGGAATCAAAGATGAAGTTCCAACTTGGCTTTGGAACTTATCCTCTCAACTTTCTGTCCTCAATTTGTCTCACAACCAATTCTATGGTCAATTGCCTCAAAACACATTTGCCCTAACTAACTTGGACTTGTCAAACAATTTCTTCTCAGGGAACGTCGTTCGTTTCTTTTGTCATCCTCAAAATGAATCGATCAAGCTTAATAAGCTTCACCTTAGAAGAAATGCTTTATCAGGACAAATTCCCGATTGTTTGGGTAATTGGCCGGTATTGGAAGTATTAGACTTGGCAGAGAATAGTTTAAGTGGAAGAATCCCCGAATCTATTGGGCTCCTAAATATATTGTCATCTTTGGACTTGAACGGTAACAAACTTTTTGGCAATGTACCTTCATCTTTACAAAATTGCACCAGTTTAATGAAACTTGACTTGGGTGAAAATGAGTTAGAAGGGAATATTGCAAGCTGGCTTGGGAGTTCACTTTCTAGTTTGGTAGCTCTAAGGCTTCGTTCAAATAGGTTCTATGGTGAATTGCCTCCAGATTTCTGTCATCTTACATTTCTTCAAATATTGGACCTTGCTAATAACAGCTTCACTGGTATAATCCCTAAGTGCCTTAACAATTTCACTTCAATGGTTGAGCAGAATGATATTGACATTGCAGGCATAGATAGGGGAACAGTAATATTTGATGGAGAAAGTGCTACAGTGACAACAAAAGGGCAAGAGTACCAATATTTTACCACAATATTGGTGTTGTTTGCAAGTTTTGATCTTTCCGACAACAATTTTTTGGGGGAAATACCCGTGGAACTGACCACTTTAGTGGAATTAAGATCCTTGAACTTATCGGGAAATAAGTTGACGGGAAAGATTCCCGAGAAAATAGGAGATATGAAACAATTAGAATCCCTTGATTTATCAAGAAATCATCTTTCTGGAGAAATCCCCTACAGTCTTTCAAATCTAAACTTTCTGAGTTACTTGAATTTGTCGTATAACAATCTGTCTGGAAAGATTCCTACTGGTACTCAGCTTCAAAGCTTCAATCCATCTTGCTATGTTggtaacaatctctgtgggcaTCCTCTCATTGAATGTAGCAATGATaatgtagaagaagaagaagaagacagaggAGATGATTCTGAGGCTAAGTGGCTTTATATTAGCATGGCTATAGGATTTGTTGTGGGATGGTGTGGCATCTTGGGACCTTTGTTTGTTGTGAAATCTTGGAGGTATACTTATTTTCAGTTTATAGATGATAAGTTGAAGTCTCTTTCAAGATCATTATAG
- the LOC116017862 gene encoding agamous-like MADS-box protein AGL61, with product MESQRNKASKGKRKIEIKRIEQKSSRLVTFSKRRAGIFKKASELSMLCGAEVAVLVRSPAGRVFGFGYPSIEAVIQRYENCGAAGDRREYCDERVGKVQRATEENRRQKVVREKIINSSGSQLNMVSQTGTEGTERGGMLWWAKDIDGMGLTELTEFRNALEGLRNETEKKAKEMAIKPGFSSSSSHEEQHENVVPLSVDESNLLFPRSSDFRLWSY from the coding sequence ATGGAGTCCCAGAGAAACAAGGCAAGTAAAGGGAAAAGGAAGATAGAGATTAAGAGAATAGAACAGAAGAGTAGCCGATTAGTCACATTCTCGAAACGCCGGGCCGGAATTTTCAAGAAAGCCAGCGAGCTATCGATGCTGTGCGGGGCGGAAGTCGCCGTCCTCGTGCGGTCTCCGGCGGGTCGGGTCTTCGGCTTCGGGTACCCGAGCATCGAGGCAGTCATCCAGCGCTACGAAAACTGTGGCGCAGCCGGAGACCGCCGGGAATACTGCGACGAAAGGGTGGGAAAAGTTCAGAGGGCGACTGAGGAAAACCGCCGACAAAAGGTGGTCAGAGAAAAAATCATTAATTCGTCGGGGAGCCAATTAAACATGGTTTCCCAAACAGGGACGGAAGGGACGGAAAGGGGTGGGATGCTTTGGTGGGCTAAAGATATTGACGGAATGGGATTGACGGAATTGACGGAGTTTAGGAATGCTTTGGAAGGGTTGAGGAATGAAACGGAGAAGAAGGCTAAGGAGATGGCAATAAAACCAGGTTTTTCGTCGTCGTCGTCCCATGAAGAACAACACGAAAACGTTGTTCCGTTATCTGTAGATGAATCTAATTTGCTTTTTCCTAGAAGTTCAGACTTTCGATTATGGAGTTATTAA
- the LOC116016223 gene encoding uncharacterized protein LOC116016223: MTRRHVAAQPRNSGGGYGQSQSPITAPRWSGMTRPYRETAARKKSRAVWRRAVPSWEKEFCLKATAGMFATWDKFAQAKKYVHLYDKIMRWDDKEAQESFDRSKTLFYAKKFNILNLLEISTPPDPDLYIAEIDWDDSRIDDCELSDALGLLAIDDREEEMEERKKIITIEDIEPTGWDVEPGESYDPNNLTGLIVGGDSRYWC; encoded by the coding sequence ATGACGAGGCGCCACGTCGCAGCACAGCCAAGAAATAGCGGCGGCGGGTACGGACAATCTCAATCGCCAATAACGGCTCCGAGGTGGTCGGGTATGACTCGGCCGTACCGTGAAACGGCGGCGAGAAAAAAGAGCCGCGCGGTTTGGCGGCGGGCGGTTCCGTCGTGGGAGAAGGAGTTTTGTTTGAAAGCGACGGCGGGGATGTTCGCCACGTGGGATAAATTCGCGCAGGCCAAGAAGTACGTCCACCTGTACGACAAAATCATGCGGTGGGACGACAAGGAGGCGCAGGAATCGTTCGACCGTTCTAAAACCTTATTTTACGCTAAAAAGTTCAACATCCTTAATCTCCTCGAAATTTCAACGCCGCCCGATCCCGATCTCTACATCGCCGAAATCGACTGGGATGATTCTAGAATCGACGATTGTGAGCTCTCGGACGCATTAGGGCTTTTAGCCATAGATGacagagaagaagaaatggaggagAGAAAGAAGATAATAACAATAGAGGATATCGAACCTACTGGGTGGGATGTTGAACCAGGGGAATCTTATGATCCTAATAACCTTACGGGGCTTATCGTTGGTGGTGATAGCCGATATTGGTGCTAA